The following proteins are co-located in the Rippkaea orientalis PCC 8801 genome:
- the nth gene encoding endonuclease III: MNKTRQGTSQKQRALEILVLLKRLYPDATCSLTYDSVVQLLVATILSAQCTDERVNKVTPKLFSRFPDALSLAKADREELEEIIRSTGFYRNKAKNIQGACQKIVKEFEGQVPKQMEQLLSLPGVARKTANVVLAHGFGINQGVTVDTHVKRLSGRLGLTKETDPVKIERDLMKLLPQPDWENFSIRIIYHGRAVCSARKPDCANCSLAHLCPSVLESQK; encoded by the coding sequence ATGAATAAAACCCGCCAGGGAACGAGTCAAAAACAAAGGGCGTTGGAGATTTTAGTCTTACTCAAACGCCTTTACCCTGACGCTACCTGTAGCTTAACCTACGATAGCGTGGTGCAACTTTTAGTCGCTACTATCCTTTCCGCGCAATGCACCGATGAGCGAGTCAATAAAGTTACCCCTAAGCTATTTTCTCGCTTTCCTGATGCGTTGTCCTTAGCTAAAGCTGATCGAGAGGAATTAGAGGAAATTATTCGTTCTACCGGATTTTATCGCAATAAGGCCAAAAATATCCAAGGAGCTTGCCAGAAAATCGTTAAAGAGTTTGAGGGACAGGTTCCTAAACAGATGGAGCAGTTACTGAGTTTGCCCGGAGTTGCCCGAAAAACGGCGAATGTGGTGCTTGCTCATGGATTTGGGATTAATCAAGGGGTAACGGTAGATACCCACGTTAAACGCTTAAGTGGACGCTTAGGACTAACAAAAGAGACTGATCCTGTTAAAATTGAACGGGATTTAATGAAGCTTTTACCCCAACCCGACTGGGAAAATTTCTCTATTCGGATCATTTATCATGGCCGAGCCGTTTGTAGTGCCAGAAAACCCGATTGTGCTAACTGTAGTTTAGCCCATTTATGTCCCTCTGTTTTAGAGAGCCAGAAGTAA
- the rseP gene encoding RIP metalloprotease RseP, translating into MSVLAAIAVLALLIVVHELGHFAAARWQGIRVNRFSIGFGPVLAKYDGSETEYAIRAFPLGGYVGFPDDDPDSDIPPDDPNLLRNRPIFDRAIVISAGVIANLIFAYFLLVAQVATVGIQDIQPGLVIPSVEPTSAAIEAGIKSGDVILAVNDTKLDNFPQSTDFFIEKVQNSPNQPLQFTLKRDDQTLSVTVTPKPNDQGQGKIGVGLLPNIRSRQAHSIFEAFSYSADAYQNLATLTVKGFWQLISNFQENAKQVAGPVKIVEYGASIAQNDAGNLFQFGALISINLAIINILPLPALDGGQLAFLLIEGLLGKPLPNKLQEGIMQTGLVLLLSLGLFLIVRDTLNLAFFQELFQQIGL; encoded by the coding sequence ATGTCAGTATTGGCAGCGATCGCTGTTTTAGCCCTATTAATTGTTGTTCACGAATTAGGCCATTTTGCCGCCGCTAGATGGCAAGGTATCCGAGTTAACCGCTTTTCCATTGGTTTTGGACCTGTTCTCGCTAAATACGATGGTTCTGAAACCGAATATGCTATCCGCGCTTTTCCCTTGGGGGGTTATGTCGGATTTCCCGACGATGATCCCGATAGCGATATTCCCCCTGATGACCCAAATTTACTGAGAAATCGTCCTATTTTTGATCGAGCTATTGTTATCAGTGCTGGAGTCATTGCTAATCTAATTTTCGCCTACTTTCTCCTCGTTGCACAAGTTGCCACGGTAGGTATCCAAGACATTCAACCTGGACTGGTGATCCCCTCGGTTGAACCCACCTCAGCAGCCATAGAAGCAGGAATTAAGTCAGGGGACGTTATTCTCGCCGTTAATGACACAAAATTAGATAACTTTCCTCAATCAACTGACTTTTTTATTGAAAAGGTACAAAATTCTCCTAATCAACCCCTCCAATTTACCCTGAAGCGAGACGATCAAACTCTCTCTGTTACCGTTACCCCCAAACCCAACGATCAAGGACAAGGTAAAATTGGGGTCGGACTGCTTCCTAATATCAGATCACGACAAGCCCACAGTATTTTTGAAGCGTTTAGTTATAGTGCCGATGCTTATCAAAACTTAGCTACCCTCACCGTCAAAGGGTTCTGGCAATTGATCAGTAATTTTCAAGAAAATGCGAAACAAGTAGCCGGTCCTGTGAAAATTGTCGAATATGGAGCGAGTATTGCCCAAAATGATGCGGGAAATCTCTTTCAATTCGGAGCTTTAATTAGTATTAATCTGGCTATTATTAATATTCTGCCCTTACCTGCCCTTGATGGGGGTCAATTAGCCTTTCTATTAATAGAAGGGTTACTCGGCAAACCTTTACCCAACAAACTCCAAGAAGGGATCATGCAAACAGGTTTAGTCTTACTGCTGAGTTTAGGACTATTCTTAATTGTTCGTGATACCCTTAATTTAGCCTTTTTCCAAGAGTTATTTCAGCAAATTGGTTTGTAA
- a CDS encoding 2TM domain-containing protein, which translates to MESDERYRRARGRVHVLKGFYIHLAIYIAVMMLLLIIDFMTGGGWWFYWPLLGWGIGLFAHGFVVFGITGFLGTKWEEKKTQDLMDSYSNQ; encoded by the coding sequence ATGGAAAGCGATGAAAGATACCGCCGTGCTAGGGGTCGAGTTCATGTCCTAAAAGGTTTCTACATCCATTTAGCTATCTACATTGCCGTCATGATGCTCCTATTGATCATTGATTTTATGACTGGTGGTGGTTGGTGGTTTTACTGGCCGTTACTAGGATGGGGAATCGGTCTTTTTGCTCATGGATTTGTTGTGTTCGGAATTACCGGTTTCTTAGGAACAAAATGGGAGGAAAAAAAGACTCAAGATCTCATGGATTCTTACTCTAATCAATAG
- a CDS encoding acetyltransferase, which yields MMEQSTMFLQHKPSGDVLEVLSIDTLYDPCESTIMGRFHCGEEMQDPENFKKSEVAFASGEPLPRCWVDPNYRLQAA from the coding sequence ATGATGGAGCAATCAACGATGTTTTTACAACATAAACCGAGTGGTGATGTTCTTGAAGTCCTCAGCATCGATACTCTCTACGATCCTTGTGAAAGTACCATTATGGGAAGGTTTCACTGTGGAGAAGAAATGCAAGATCCCGAAAATTTTAAGAAATCAGAAGTCGCATTTGCTTCAGGAGAACCGTTACCCCGTTGTTGGGTAGATCCTAATTATCGACTCCAAGCAGCTTAA
- the arcC gene encoding carbamate kinase, whose protein sequence is MLVVIALGGNALIQRNQPPEVEIQRENIRKAAQAIACVAKHHQVVVTHGNGPQVGLLAMQAEAYQGVKPYPLDVLDAETEGAIGYLIEQELYNQRLDQSIVTLLTQIEVDPNDPAFTHPTKPIGAVYSEIEAKRLAKERGWTIAPDGNAYRRVVPSPEPKRILELSTIGLLIKAGVLVVCTGGGGIPVIVTPSGSIYGVEAVIDKDLATALLATELQADALLLLTDVEAVYANWGTPEAEPLSTVTPQQLSHYRFASGSMQPKVEAACRFVTATGKMAGIGKLEQVTEILAGQRGTIVKVN, encoded by the coding sequence ATGCTAGTTGTTATTGCCTTGGGGGGTAATGCTCTAATTCAGCGAAATCAACCTCCAGAAGTCGAAATACAGCGAGAAAATATCAGAAAAGCAGCCCAAGCGATCGCCTGTGTTGCCAAACACCATCAAGTCGTTGTTACCCACGGCAATGGACCGCAAGTGGGACTGTTAGCGATGCAAGCAGAAGCTTATCAGGGGGTTAAACCCTATCCTCTTGATGTACTCGATGCTGAAACAGAAGGGGCGATCGGTTATCTGATTGAACAGGAACTGTATAATCAACGATTAGACCAATCTATCGTTACCCTGTTGACTCAAATTGAAGTAGACCCGAATGATCCGGCTTTTACTCACCCCACTAAACCTATTGGGGCAGTTTATTCGGAAATAGAAGCAAAACGCTTGGCTAAAGAAAGAGGGTGGACTATTGCACCCGATGGCAATGCTTATCGTCGGGTTGTGCCATCTCCTGAACCTAAGCGTATCCTAGAATTATCCACTATTGGCTTACTCATCAAAGCAGGAGTCCTCGTCGTTTGTACGGGTGGGGGTGGCATTCCCGTCATTGTTACCCCTTCCGGTAGCATCTATGGGGTGGAAGCGGTGATCGATAAAGATTTAGCTACCGCATTGCTGGCAACGGAATTACAAGCGGATGCCTTACTCCTATTGACGGATGTGGAGGCTGTTTACGCGAATTGGGGGACTCCTGAAGCAGAACCTCTCTCAACTGTTACCCCACAACAATTAAGCCACTATCGCTTTGCTTCTGGTTCCATGCAACCTAAAGTTGAAGCAGCTTGTCGTTTTGTGACAGCAACTGGAAAAATGGCCGGTATTGGTAAATTAGAACAGGTTACTGAAATTTTAGCCGGTCAGCGAGGAACAATTGTTAAAGTTAATTGA